The sequence AAATTATTCTTCTGCATAACAGTGTCGTTTATTTCACTATCACTAAAATTGATGTAGCTGGCACTTGAGTTTGATAAATTGGAGAAATTCATTTTTACATTCAAGAATTTGGTATGCAAACCAATTATATTACGCATACTTACTTTGTTGAGATTAGAATTGACAAAATCAGCATAACTGATATTAGATTGATCAAATATGATATCTATTAGATTTGTAGAAGCAAATTTTGAAAAACTTAAATTTGTGCCTTTTATTTTAACACCATGTAAATTAGCATTGGAAAAATTAGCACCACGCAAATCAACATCGATAAAAGACACATCTGATAAATCGGTGTTAGAAAAATCGGCACCAATTAAACTTACTCCATCAAAAATAGATTTGCTTAAATACAATTGACTAAAATTAGCACCATTTAAATTAGGACCAAAACCTTTCTTAAAATCTTGTGGTATGCCTGCTTTGTTGCACTGTACTAAAAATTTAGCAAAATCTTTTGTATTGTAAGATACGTATTTTACATCGTGCAGAGCACTTAAAAAATCATTGATTGCATCATCTCCATAGCATAAATGACCAACTAAAATTAATATCAAAAGTCTAATTATCTTTTGCATCGCAGGTACTTTCTTTTGTTTTTATAGCAAAGTTATACATCTCTGAGTCTTCTTCATTGTTTATTTCTTTATCCTCTAAAAGGTATGGCATCATTTCAGCAATTGCATTTATTATATCGATCTGCTTTTTCTCAATTGCTATGTCAATAGGGGACTTAAAATTATTATCAACTACTCTAGGATCAGCACCTTGTAATAAGAGAAAGCGAACTGTGTCTATTTGACCTTGTTTCACTGCATAAATTAGAGGAGTATCACCCAATTTATTTCTAAATCTTAGTATTTCTTGAATTGTTAATCCAATTTTTTCTAGCTTATTTATTACTCCTCTTAGACAAATTAAGTTGCCCTTCTTGATGCAGTAAAAAAATTGCTTACTGTAATCATCAGTAAATATAGTTTTAGGAAGGTGCTCATTTAGGCTATCATATTGTCTTTTATATATAGACTTGCTTTTATGTTTTTTTATTTCTTTGTTTAGCTTTGTCCATTTTTCGCTTTCTTCATTTTTTTTGTTCACAGGTGTTATATTGTCAGGCTGTTCTTCTTTCTTTTTCTCTGTTAATTGGCTTGTTGAAAGTTCGGTGTCTTTTTTGCTAATCTCCTCTTCAGGCTGTAGGTTTGTTTGATTATTGTGACTGATTTTCTTCTCTTCAGGTTCTTCTTTTTTTTCTTCTGATAAAGGACTTGTTAGAGCTTTGGTATCTTTTATATTAGTCTTCTCTTCAGACTGTAGGTTTGTTTGATTACTTGAAGGTACTTCTTCATTGATTACATTTGTTGGGTCTGTGCTTTCTTTGAGTTCGCCCAGAAGCGGAGAAGTTTTTTCAGCATCAGTGTTGCTTTTCGATACGTCTTCTTGATTTATATTTTCTTCAGGTTGCTCTATAGCAAACAGGTTAGATGATAAAAATATAGCAACTAATAGTATGAAATATAAAGTATTCTTCATAAATATTATGATTAATTAAAATGATACTATAATCAAATGATTAATCTACAGTAAAAAATGCCTTAGGGTTTTATTTATAAAAAACATTTATATTACCTTTTCTATACGAGTAGAATTTTGCAAAGACTGAATATCAAAGTTTTTCCCATTTATTTAGGTTTTACCTTAAATTGTCATTGGAGTAGCTGACACTGTTTTTTTTCTGGATTCCAGCGTCACGCGCTGGAATGACACCTTCATAATGTTATTCCATTTCTCTTGTCATCCCAGTACTTGATACTGGGATCCATTTTCCATCATCATTAGAAACGTTATATTTTAGCATAACTTTTATGCTCGCAAATTTAACTGGATGCCAGTGCTGGCTACTTTTATGACATCTATCATTTTATGTTTATAGTATTTTTTGCAAATAAACGTTCGTAGTTGTAAATTAAATGCAAAAAAATACTTGACACATTTGGTAGTTTAATTATTATTAGTGAGAATGAGGGTATTTTAGAGCTCGAAGTTCACCTTATTCAAGTCTGCAGGCTTTTCAATTAATCTTCTAACAAACTCCTAAGAACCTTTTTCATCTATCGGCTCCTCTTTCATTAGTATATAACCAAATTCCTTTGCTTTTTTAAGCAAATTTTTGACTACTCTCTCTTTGTAAAGTGTTTCATAATAGTTCATTCCTTTCTCTACATATTCTTGTCCATATTTCAACATTTGATAAAAGATACATGCTAATTTCCTTGCTGTCGCAGTTATTGCTTTTGGTGCTCCTAGCCTTTTTTTCAGCCTTCTACTATATGCACCTATTGCACTTTTGCTTCTCAACACACAATGGGCAGCCATTCGAAATGCATTCGCAGCGCGGTTAATAACTTTACGAGTTCCTGTTCCAACAATTTTTCCTCCTGTAATTTTATTAGCAGGGCTTAATCCAAGCCAGGAAGAAAAATGTTTTTCTGTTGGCCATTTATTATGATTTATACCTGTTTCCGAAATGATAGTTTGTACACTTAATACATCAAATCCCGGGACTTTAGTAAAATCTATCCCGGTTATTCGATTTAAATCCTCATCCGCAGCAAAATCTGGACCATTCTTCTGCTTCCGCTTTCGTATTTTATTCAACATCCTGTTCTCATTTGACTTTGCCTCAAATGTTTTATAGTAACTCTCTATACTTTTATCACATTCCGTTATTTGCTCTTGAAAAAAAGTATATGCTGCATATTCTTGTTTTAGTGCAAACAAGTGTTCTTCTCTATAGTCTCCTGTTAATGCTTTTGCTATAGTAGGCTTGTCATTCTTCATGTTTGAATTTCTAAATTCAGCTAGTTTTTGGGGGTCTTTCTCTCCTTCAATTATTGCTTTAATAATTTTCATGCCTGTTAAACCGTTGATATCACTAATAACCTTATGCAATTGAATATTCATTTGAATTAGCGCTTTTTGCATACGTTGAGTATGTTTAGCTGCATTTTCAATTAGATTAGCACGTTGTCTAACGTAACTACGCAATACACACATTTGATTATCCGGTCTAAATGATCCTTGAAGCAGTCCATAGCTGTGCAATTGTTGCAGCCATTGACAATCCTGAACATCAGACTTTCTACCAGGCACATTTTTGACATGTCGCGCATTTACTAGTTTTACCTCAAATTTATATGATTCTAATATTTGAAATAAGGGAATCCAATATACTCCAGTTGACTCCATGGCCACAGTTCTAACCTGACACTTTTTTAACCACTTTGCTAAGTTGTGTAGATCTACTGTAAAGCACCCAAATTTTTGGATACGTTGTTCATCTCTTCCTTCAGGTGCACATACATAATGTACAGTCGAGCCAATATCAATCCCTGATGCGTCAGGGTTTATTATTTTTAATTTACTTTTTGCTTCTGCCATATAAAATTCCTCCTATACTATTATGATAAGAAGCACTTCAGCTTGGGACGGTTAGGTTATACAATCTTCTAAACGAGGTAGTCCAGAAAGAACTCCATCAATGGCTTTACCGTTTCCCCCAAAACCATGCTTTCAAACGGGCATTTATAGCACCATTGATTGTTTCGGTTATAGCTGCAGAAGCGCTTCTTCGTAAAACTATATCCAAAAAACATAAAGTAAAGAGAAAGAGTTTCTTTTTGGTTTTATAGATTTCGTCTGTTCAGGCTTTCAGTGAAATGGGCAAAAGTGTGAACAATCAGCAAACACCAGCAGAGGAAACATTTACAAAAGATTCACCACAGTCAGCTACACCAAGTAGCAGTGGATATTCTTCTCTTAATACACCTTCTTCACGCAGAAGTTCTTTGTCTATTAGTAGTGAATTTAATGGTGAAGATGAAACATTTGAGAGCAACACGTTTGATGAAGAAGAGAACAAACAAGAAGGAAATGAGTTAGAGGATAGAATAAGGGAGTTAGAGGAAGAAAACACATATCTCAAGGAGCAAAGCGCAAAGTTAAAAAAACATAATACAAGGATAACAGAAGAAGGTGATGAGGAACTAAATAAATTAACCAAGGAAAAGCAAGATTTGGAAAAAGAAGTCACAAGACTTAAAGATGAATTGAAAAGAAAGGAAAAAGAGTTAGCTGAAAAGGATAAAGACATAGAGCAATTAGCACAAAAAGTAACCGTACTAGAACAAAGTCAAAAAAATAAAAATGTTGAAATAATAGATTTAACTAATCAATTGAACGATAAAGAAAGTGAGATTCAGTCAACAAATAGAATAAATGAAGAGCAGCAGGAAAAATTAGAGCAAAGCAAAGCTAAGTTAAGTGCACTAGAAAAAAAGAATGCAAATTTGGAAAATGATCTAAAGAAAACATTGGCAGAAGGTTTAAAGGATAATCACGAAAAGCAGTTGTTAGAAGAATTGACGGAAGAAAAAGGGAAAAACAATACATTGGCTAAAGAGATGAAACAATTGTCTCAAGAATTCAATGAACTAAAAAAAAGAAATGAAAATTTAGAGAGGGAAATTTGGCAACTTAAATCTGGAAAATCACTTGCGGATGAGATGAGTGAAGTAACTACGAAAGTAGCTACTTCAACTCAAACTGAAGTTGAATATGAAAGTAGAGGAATAGAGGCAAGTGATCACGAAACTACAGTTCCTAAAACACAAGACCACGGTACAAATGCAGGTGTTAATGCATCATCTTCAACAGATCAAAAAAAGACTAAAGAAATGGAAGTTCAAACTGAAGAGCAAGTGATTGATTTATACAATAAAGAAGGCAAATATGTCAGAACAGAACTATCAGATCCAAAATCAACCCCTGCTGAGATTCCTAAAAATCTATTTCTTGAAAAGGATGAGTTTTTGCTTCAGCTATAGCCAGTCCAAACGAGATATTATATTGCAATAATCACTAATTTTCTGTGCTTTCAAAAAAACACATCAAGCAAAATCATTTGAAAGCAAGTGGACATTGTTAGGTGAATTAACCCTAACTTAAGAATCAGATATATACAATATTAGTATGTTTAATTAATAGTGAGGTTAAAAATGTCACCTAGTGAAATAAAATCTAACTCACGTCCTGTTGAAGCTCAACAAGATAATTTGGGTGTTAGTACAATTATGCAAGATTCATTAAGTGCAGGTATTGTTCATGATTCTAAAAAACTAAAGGAAAGAATTACTGACTTGTTA is a genomic window of Wolbachia endosymbiont (group B) of Germaria angustata containing:
- a CDS encoding IS110 family transposase; its protein translation is MAEAKSKLKIINPDASGIDIGSTVHYVCAPEGRDEQRIQKFGCFTVDLHNLAKWLKKCQVRTVAMESTGVYWIPLFQILESYKFEVKLVNARHVKNVPGRKSDVQDCQWLQQLHSYGLLQGSFRPDNQMCVLRSYVRQRANLIENAAKHTQRMQKALIQMNIQLHKVISDINGLTGMKIIKAIIEGEKDPQKLAEFRNSNMKNDKPTIAKALTGDYREEHLFALKQEYAAYTFFQEQITECDKSIESYYKTFEAKSNENRMLNKIRKRKQKNGPDFAADEDLNRITGIDFTKVPGFDVLSVQTIISETGINHNKWPTEKHFSSWLGLSPANKITGGKIVGTGTRKVINRAANAFRMAAHCVLRSKSAIGAYSRRLKKRLGAPKAITATARKLACIFYQMLKYGQEYVEKGMNYYETLYKERVVKNLLKKAKEFGYILMKEEPIDEKGS
- a CDS encoding ankyrin repeat domain-containing protein; protein product: MKNTLYFILLVAIFLSSNLFAIEQPEENINQEDVSKSNTDAEKTSPLLGELKESTDPTNVINEEVPSSNQTNLQSEEKTNIKDTKALTSPLSEEKKEEPEEKKISHNNQTNLQPEEEISKKDTELSTSQLTEKKKEEQPDNITPVNKKNEESEKWTKLNKEIKKHKSKSIYKRQYDSLNEHLPKTIFTDDYSKQFFYCIKKGNLICLRGVINKLEKIGLTIQEILRFRNKLGDTPLIYAVKQGQIDTVRFLLLQGADPRVVDNNFKSPIDIAIEKKQIDIINAIAEMMPYLLEDKEINNEEDSEMYNFAIKTKESTCDAKDN